The Bacteroidota bacterium genome includes the window GAAATTCTCTCCTGGATTGGTTGGTGGACATTGCATTGGTGTAGATCCATATTATTTAACACACAAAGCAGAAGCTCTTGGATACCATGCCCGTATTATTAATAGCGGTAGATATGTAAACGATTCGATGGGAGCATACATCGCTAAATCAACTGTAAAGAAAATTATTGCTGCACGCAAGGATTTGACTAAATCGGTTGTATTGGTAATGGGTGCTACGTTTAAAGAAAATGTAAGCGATATCCGTAACTCGAAAGTTGCCGATGTAATCAAAGAATTTAAATCATTTGGTGTAACCGTTGAGGTGGTTGATCCTTATGCAGCTTCTAAAGATTTGCAACATGAGTATGGTTTTGGTTTGGAAGAAAAAATCGGAAAGGGATACGATGCTGTTGTTGTTGCAGTGAATCATAAAGATTACCTCGGTTTTGATGAAAATTATTTCAAAACGATTTTATCTGACGGAGGCGTACTAGTGGATATTAAAGGTATATATCGAAATAAAATTAAGAATATACCTTACTGGAGTTTGTAAACCACGAATCCAAGAAAAACGGGATAACTAAATGAAAGTTGTCCCGTTTTTTTATGCCGTTTTTTGAAATAGCAAAGCAGCATTGCATCCACCAAAACCGGAAGCAGTTTTTAAGGCTGTATTAATTTTATGAGAACGAGACTCTTTAATTATAGAGAGCTGAATATTTTCGCTTTTTTCAGCAAAACCTTTTGATGCAATTAGAAAATTATGTCGCATGCTTTCGAGGGTAATTACCGATTCAATAATTCCGGCAGCTCCAAATGTATGGCCATAATATCCTTTTAAACTATTGGTGGCAACATGTTGTAATCCGGCGCGGTTAAAAGCTTTTGACTCCATTTCATCATTAAAAATAGTACCCGTGCCATGTGCCGAAATAAAATCAATGTCCGCAGTATTGTTTGCACGTAAGCTTTTTTCAATCGCTATAAAAAGACCTTCTCCATCGCGTGAAGGTCCTGAAATATGGTTTGCATCATTACTGCTCGCTCCGGGCAACAATTCAAATTCAGATTCTTTTTCGTTGTTCAAAATAATACAAGCTGCACCTTCCCCTAAACTGGTTCCATTTCTGTTTTTATCGAATGGCAAGCAGGGCCCATCACTCAATGCTTTAAAAGCCTCAAAGCCAGAAATAGTAAATTCACATACGGTATCTGCACCACAAACAATAATAGTTGAGAACCTATTTGAATCAAGTAAGCTTGCAGCCACATTCAGCGCCAATACACCCGAAACACAAGCATTAGAAATAACAATTGGAGTATTTTTTGTGTTAAAAAATTGTTGCAATGCCTTCGCGCTTTGATGCAAATAAACGCGCGATGGGTCAAATTTATTTTGCTTTAAAAGTTCTATATTCCCCTTGGTAGTTGATAAAATAAGCAAAGTTTTATCACTGTGTAAATCAATTTGCGTTTGTTGTGTAGCTTTTAAAATCGACAGTATACACAATTGTTCAAAATAGGTATATGCTTCAGATTCAGCTCCAATTTGTGAGGCTACTTCTTGCTTATTTAATTGGGAAGCCCAGTAGGGAAGGGGAGAGTAATCAATATTCGCAATGTAGCGAATTCCGGAAGTTCCTGCTTTTAGCTGATTAAAATTATCGAGGCTTGTAAATCCAAGTGGTGAAACAATTGAATGAGCTGCAACAAACTTTTTTTTCATGCTCAAATTATAATCCCATTTTTTGTTTCCAAGAAGCGTAAAATTCAGGAACCGTATAAAATAATTCTCCTTCACGAGAAACAAATACCT containing:
- a CDS encoding beta-ketoacyl synthase; the encoded protein is MKKKFVAAHSIVSPLGFTSLDNFNQLKAGTSGIRYIANIDYSPLPYWASQLNKQEVASQIGAESEAYTYFEQLCILSILKATQQTQIDLHSDKTLLILSTTKGNIELLKQNKFDPSRVYLHQSAKALQQFFNTKNTPIVISNACVSGVLALNVAASLLDSNRFSTIIVCGADTVCEFTISGFEAFKALSDGPCLPFDKNRNGTSLGEGAACIILNNEKESEFELLPGASSNDANHISGPSRDGEGLFIAIEKSLRANNTADIDFISAHGTGTIFNDEMESKAFNRAGLQHVATNSLKGYYGHTFGAAGIIESVITLESMRHNFLIASKGFAEKSENIQLSIIKESRSHKINTALKTASGFGGCNAALLFQKTA